From Rhodoferax sp. AJA081-3, the proteins below share one genomic window:
- a CDS encoding YaeQ family protein — translation MALKSTIYKANLQIADIEHSYYADHALTLARHPSETDERMMIRLAALAFNAYRLQSECNGDGVLAFGAGLSDVEDPDVSLTDFTGHKRLWIEVGQPEDRPISKACNKADAVMLYCFAHSAEIWWKGIETKLTRLDKLQVWRVPSVASQALAQLAQRSMQLQATLQEGVLMLGDGKNTVDIEPVRWK, via the coding sequence ATGGCACTCAAGTCCACCATCTATAAAGCCAATCTGCAGATCGCTGACATTGAACACAGCTACTACGCCGACCACGCGCTCACCTTGGCCCGCCACCCCAGCGAGACCGACGAACGCATGATGATCCGCCTGGCCGCGCTGGCGTTCAACGCCTACAGGCTGCAAAGCGAATGTAATGGCGACGGCGTGCTGGCCTTTGGCGCGGGCCTGTCGGACGTAGAAGACCCGGACGTGTCGCTAACCGACTTCACCGGCCACAAACGCCTGTGGATCGAGGTGGGCCAGCCCGAAGACAGACCCATCAGCAAGGCCTGCAACAAGGCCGATGCGGTGATGCTGTACTGCTTTGCGCACTCGGCCGAGATCTGGTGGAAGGGCATCGAGACCAAGCTGACCCGGCTGGACAAACTGCAGGTCTGGCGCGTGCCCAGCGTGGCGTCGCAGGCCCTGGCCCAACTGGCCCAGCGCAGCATGCAGCTGCAGGCCACGTTACAGGAAGGCGTGTTGATGCTGGGGGATGGCAAGAACACCGTGGACATCGAACCTGTTCGGTGGAAATAG
- the purB gene encoding adenylosuccinate lyase, with protein sequence MTFSSISALSPLDGRYAAKLAQLRPLMSEQGYMHRRVQVEVAWFIKLSDAGFSEFKPLTPGARTYLLGLVKNFSEADGEAIKAIEKTTNHDVKAVEYWIKSKFEARPELVAAQEFVHFACTSEDINNTSHALQLKGARDLVLLPALDAVIAKLRAMAHGFADVPMLSRTHGQTASPTTVGKEVANVVVRLAAARDKIASVKIMAKMNGAVGNYNAHLSAWPDFDWEAFSRNVIETPEPLGLGLTFQPYSIQIEPHDYMAELFDAIARADTILIDWARDVWGYVSLGYFKQKLKDGEVGSSTMPHKVNPIDFENAEGNLGLANALLKHLSEKLPISRWQRDLTDSTVLRNMGVAIGYAVLAYQSLLTGLNKLEINEDAIAADLDASWEVLAEPIQTVMRRFGLPQPYEQLKKFTRGAAMTRELMQGFIAGLAIPEAEKERLLAMTPGSYTGMAAELAKRV encoded by the coding sequence ATGACTTTCTCCTCCATTTCCGCACTTTCTCCACTGGACGGCCGTTACGCCGCCAAGCTTGCCCAACTGCGCCCTCTGATGAGTGAACAGGGCTATATGCACCGCCGCGTACAGGTGGAGGTGGCCTGGTTCATCAAACTCAGCGATGCCGGCTTTAGCGAATTCAAGCCGCTGACCCCCGGAGCACGTACTTACTTATTGGGTCTGGTCAAGAACTTCTCCGAGGCCGACGGCGAGGCCATCAAGGCCATCGAGAAAACCACCAACCACGACGTCAAGGCGGTGGAATACTGGATCAAGTCCAAGTTCGAGGCCCGGCCCGAACTGGTGGCCGCCCAGGAATTTGTGCACTTTGCCTGCACCAGCGAAGACATCAACAACACCAGCCATGCGCTGCAGCTCAAGGGCGCACGCGACCTGGTGCTGCTGCCGGCACTGGACGCGGTCATCGCCAAGCTGCGCGCCATGGCCCATGGTTTTGCCGACGTGCCCATGCTCAGCCGCACCCACGGCCAGACCGCCAGCCCCACCACGGTGGGCAAGGAAGTGGCCAACGTGGTGGTGCGCCTGGCCGCCGCGCGCGACAAGATCGCCAGCGTCAAGATCATGGCCAAGATGAATGGCGCCGTGGGCAACTACAACGCCCACCTGTCGGCCTGGCCCGATTTCGACTGGGAGGCCTTCAGCCGCAACGTCATCGAAACCCCCGAACCCCTGGGCCTGGGTCTGACCTTCCAGCCCTACAGCATCCAGATCGAGCCGCACGACTACATGGCCGAGCTGTTCGATGCCATTGCCCGCGCCGACACCATCCTGATCGACTGGGCGCGCGACGTCTGGGGTTATGTGAGCCTGGGCTACTTCAAGCAAAAGCTCAAGGACGGCGAAGTGGGATCCAGCACGATGCCGCACAAGGTCAACCCCATCGACTTCGAGAACGCCGAGGGCAACCTGGGCCTGGCCAATGCGCTGCTCAAACACCTGAGCGAAAAGCTGCCCATCAGCCGCTGGCAGCGCGACCTGACCGATAGCACCGTGCTGCGCAATATGGGCGTGGCCATCGGTTACGCCGTGCTGGCCTACCAGTCGCTGCTGACCGGGCTGAACAAGCTGGAAATCAACGAGGACGCCATTGCCGCCGACCTGGACGCTTCGTGGGAAGTGCTGGCCGAGCCTATTCAAACCGTGATGCGCCGCTTTGGCCTGCCCCAACCGTATGAGCAGCTGAAGAAATTCACCCGCGGCGCGGCCATGACACGCGAGCTGATGCAGGGGTTTATTGCCGGGCTGGCGATACCCGAGGCGGAAAAAGAACGCCTGCTGGCGATGACGCCCGGCAGTTATACCGGCATGGCAGCGGAACTCGCAAAACGCGTCTGA
- a CDS encoding glutathione S-transferase C-terminal domain-containing protein, with protein MKLLGSTSSPYVRKVRVVMAEKKLDYAFVPEDVWSASTTIAESNPLGKVPCLIMEGAEALFDSRVIVEYLDTLSPVGKLIPPVGRERAEIKTWEALADGLMDAAILARLEATWTGRTKAQRSQVWIDRQLAKVTATVKAMSHGLGDKPFCGGIHFSLADIAVGCALGYLDFRFPQIDWRTDYPNLVRLHDKLMQRPSFADTIPV; from the coding sequence ATGAAATTACTCGGATCCACCTCTAGCCCCTATGTTCGCAAAGTGCGCGTGGTCATGGCCGAGAAAAAACTGGACTATGCGTTTGTGCCCGAAGACGTCTGGAGCGCCAGCACCACCATAGCGGAGTCGAACCCGCTGGGAAAAGTGCCCTGCCTGATCATGGAAGGGGCCGAGGCCCTGTTCGATTCCCGCGTCATTGTGGAATACCTGGACACGCTGTCGCCCGTCGGCAAGCTGATTCCACCCGTGGGCCGTGAGCGCGCCGAGATCAAGACCTGGGAAGCCCTGGCCGATGGCCTGATGGACGCCGCCATCCTGGCCCGCCTGGAAGCCACCTGGACCGGCCGCACCAAGGCCCAACGCAGCCAGGTCTGGATCGACCGTCAGTTGGCCAAGGTAACCGCCACCGTCAAGGCCATGAGCCACGGCCTGGGTGACAAGCCTTTTTGCGGCGGCATCCACTTCAGCCTGGCCGACATCGCCGTGGGTTGCGCTTTGGGATATCTGGACTTCCGCTTCCCACAGATCGACTGGCGCACCGATTACCCCAACCTGGTTCGCCTGCACGACAAGCTGATGCAGCGCCCCAGCTTCGCGGACACGATTCCCGTCTAA
- a CDS encoding nuclear transport factor 2 family protein, with protein sequence MSTATPHPIPPAPDVARVVAFFESLTPDSVGQLGLFYDRNARFVDPFNDVQGLAAVEGIFRHMFVALDEPRFVVTGQVVQGAQCFLLWDFHFRFKRFDTHTVQTIRGTSHLVFSDAGLVTLHRDYWDAAQELYEKLPLIGGLMRWLKKRANS encoded by the coding sequence ATGAGCACTGCCACGCCCCACCCGATCCCGCCGGCACCCGACGTTGCGCGCGTGGTCGCATTTTTTGAATCACTGACCCCAGACAGTGTGGGCCAGCTGGGTTTGTTCTACGACCGTAACGCCCGCTTTGTGGACCCGTTCAACGACGTGCAGGGGCTGGCGGCCGTTGAGGGCATTTTTCGCCATATGTTTGTCGCGCTGGACGAACCGCGTTTTGTCGTGACCGGGCAGGTGGTGCAGGGTGCGCAGTGTTTTCTGCTGTGGGACTTCCACTTCCGGTTCAAACGTTTTGATACCCACACCGTGCAAACCATACGGGGCACCAGCCACCTGGTGTTTTCCGACGCAGGCCTGGTGACCCTGCACCGCGATTATTGGGACGCCGCGCAGGAGTTGTATGAAAAACTGCCCTTGATCGGCGGTCTGATGCGCTGGCTGAAGAAACGCGCCAACAGTTGA
- a CDS encoding SDR family oxidoreductase — protein MPLRNFFLPPLNPPLLDWAGKTVWIVGASSGIGKATAAALHALGARVVVSARNAQSLAAFVDTHPGSRALALDVTQRQAVQSRAAQLLAQGPLDCVVYCAGHYNAMRADALDVADMLRHNDVNYLGALYLLDAVLPALLARGSGHISLVGSVAGYRGLPNSLAYGPTKAALINLAETLYLDLHTKGLGVSIINPGFVQTPLTAGNDFAMPALLTPEQAAQAILRGWGRGAFEIHFPKRFTLWLKALRILPNRLFFQLVRRIAP, from the coding sequence ATGCCCTTGCGCAATTTCTTCTTGCCGCCCCTCAACCCGCCCTTGCTGGACTGGGCCGGCAAGACCGTGTGGATCGTTGGTGCGTCCAGCGGCATTGGCAAGGCCACGGCGGCGGCGCTGCATGCACTGGGCGCCAGGGTGGTGGTGTCGGCACGCAACGCCCAGTCACTGGCTGCCTTTGTGGACACCCACCCCGGCAGCCGGGCGCTGGCCCTGGATGTGACCCAACGCCAGGCGGTGCAATCACGGGCCGCACAGCTGCTGGCCCAGGGCCCGCTGGACTGCGTGGTGTACTGCGCGGGCCACTACAACGCCATGCGCGCCGATGCGCTGGACGTGGCCGACATGCTGCGCCACAACGACGTCAACTACCTGGGTGCCCTGTACTTGCTGGACGCCGTGTTGCCCGCCCTGCTGGCACGCGGCAGCGGCCACATCAGCCTGGTGGGCAGTGTGGCCGGTTACCGGGGCCTGCCCAACAGCCTGGCCTATGGCCCGACCAAGGCGGCGCTGATCAACCTTGCCGAGACCCTGTACCTGGACCTGCACACCAAGGGGCTGGGCGTGTCCATCATCAACCCGGGCTTTGTGCAGACGCCGCTGACCGCTGGCAACGATTTCGCCATGCCCGCGCTGCTGACGCCCGAGCAGGCGGCGCAGGCCATACTGCGGGGCTGGGGGCGGGGCGCGTTTGAAATCCATTTCCCCAAGCGGTTTACGCTGTGGCTCAAGGCGCTGCGCATCCTGCCCAACCGCCTGTTTTTTCAACTGGTCCGCCGCATCGCCCCATGA
- a CDS encoding DUF3833 domain-containing protein, producing MKRRWVLALAGASTALLLNGCASHNIDSYANQQPTLDLQQYFNGTLDAYGVFTDRSGTVVKRFTVLMQCSWTGDEGVLNEDFSYSDGTKQTRIWRLKKTGNSRYVGRADDVVGEALGESQGNAFHWTYTMRLPVDNSVYDVQFDDWMYLMTDKVMLNKATMSKFGVRLGEVTLSFTKR from the coding sequence ATGAAAAGACGATGGGTTTTAGCGCTTGCCGGAGCAAGCACCGCCCTGCTATTGAATGGCTGCGCCAGCCACAACATAGACAGTTATGCCAACCAGCAACCCACGCTGGACCTGCAGCAGTATTTCAACGGCACGCTGGACGCCTACGGAGTGTTCACCGACCGATCCGGCACGGTGGTCAAGCGTTTTACTGTGCTGATGCAGTGCAGCTGGACCGGTGACGAAGGCGTGTTGAACGAAGACTTCAGCTACTCCGACGGCACGAAACAAACCCGCATCTGGCGCTTGAAGAAAACGGGCAATAGCCGTTATGTGGGCCGCGCCGATGATGTGGTCGGCGAGGCGCTGGGTGAAAGCCAGGGCAACGCCTTCCACTGGACCTACACCATGCGCCTGCCCGTGGACAACAGCGTCTATGACGTGCAGTTTGACGACTGGATGTACTTGATGACCGACAAGGTCATGCTGAACAAGGCCACCATGTCCAAGTTTGGCGTGCGCCTGGGTGAAGTCACGCTGTCTTTCACCAAACGCTGA
- a CDS encoding MFS transporter yields the protein MGLPLAFVALPLYVLLPNHYARAFGVPLATLGVLLLAARLFDALIDPLLGRWSDGLFARSSKLVLRWGALAAVALGMGFAALFFPPVRGLQPLLVWASGALALTYAAYSALGVLHQSWGARLGGDELQRSRVVAWREGLGLLGVVIASISPVALGLPITTALLFIALVLAWLAWGRAVAPPSSPPQQVSGSPSTRPRMTLPWTRPAFRALLAVFVVNGIASAVPATLLLFFVQDRLQAPPSWEPLFLGSYFLCAALAIPLWLKLVGRIGLARTWGVGMLLSIAVFVFALALGAGDFVGFLLVCALSGVALGTDLAIPAALLAGTIADSGDRGQAEGAYFGWWNFATKLNLALAAGVALPVLGALGYVPGTRDPQALQVLSMAYCLLPCALKLLAALLLYSLILRKSALPTTQPQHPIAAASSGTTGD from the coding sequence ATGGGCCTGCCACTGGCGTTTGTGGCGCTGCCGCTGTATGTGCTGTTGCCCAACCACTACGCACGCGCGTTTGGTGTGCCGCTGGCCACGCTGGGTGTGCTGCTGCTGGCGGCCCGATTGTTCGACGCCTTGATTGACCCGCTGCTGGGGCGGTGGAGCGATGGGCTGTTTGCCCGCTCCTCCAAGCTGGTGTTGCGCTGGGGCGCATTGGCGGCGGTGGCGCTGGGTATGGGTTTTGCGGCCCTGTTTTTTCCACCAGTGCGGGGCTTGCAGCCGCTGCTGGTCTGGGCCAGCGGCGCATTGGCGCTGACCTATGCCGCCTACAGCGCCCTGGGTGTGCTGCACCAGTCTTGGGGCGCCCGGCTGGGGGGCGACGAGCTGCAGCGCAGCCGGGTGGTGGCCTGGCGGGAAGGTCTGGGCCTGCTGGGGGTAGTCATAGCGTCCATTAGCCCTGTAGCCCTCGGATTACCTATCACTACCGCTCTGCTTTTTATAGCATTGGTGCTGGCGTGGTTGGCCTGGGGTCGGGCCGTGGCGCCGCCATCCAGCCCGCCGCAACAGGTATCGGGTAGCCCGTCCACGCGCCCCCGCATGACCCTGCCCTGGACCCGCCCGGCGTTCAGGGCGCTGCTGGCGGTGTTTGTGGTCAACGGCATCGCCAGCGCGGTACCGGCCACGCTGCTGCTGTTTTTTGTGCAGGACCGGCTGCAAGCCCCGCCGTCTTGGGAGCCGCTGTTCTTGGGTAGCTACTTCCTGTGCGCGGCGCTGGCCATTCCACTGTGGCTCAAGCTGGTTGGCCGTATCGGCCTGGCGCGCACCTGGGGTGTGGGCATGTTGTTGTCCATCGCCGTCTTTGTATTTGCACTGGCCCTGGGTGCGGGAGACTTCGTTGGTTTTCTGCTGGTGTGTGCGCTGTCGGGCGTGGCACTGGGCACCGACCTGGCCATTCCAGCCGCGCTGTTGGCCGGCACCATTGCCGACAGCGGCGACCGCGGGCAAGCCGAGGGCGCCTACTTTGGCTGGTGGAATTTTGCGACCAAGCTCAACCTGGCCCTGGCCGCCGGTGTGGCCCTGCCGGTGCTGGGCGCGCTGGGTTATGTGCCTGGCACACGCGACCCCCAAGCCCTGCAGGTACTGAGCATGGCCTATTGCCTGCTGCCCTGCGCGCTGAAGTTGCTGGCGGCGCTGCTGTTGTACAGCCTGATCCTGCGCAAGAGCGCATTACCCACCACCCAACCCCAACACCCCATTGCCGCTGCCAGCAGCGGCACCACAGGAGATTGA
- a CDS encoding chalcone isomerase family protein has translation MPNRRTVILTSAASSLGALGLVTPTLVGAQAQGVATTPAAPSPPPELSADLPSAQWVGTARMRYFTFNVYDAALWVAPGFSTSRYTQTAFGLQLSYLRSLDGQAIAERSLTEMRRSASLTPLQEQRWLAAMQDAFPNVTAGDRITGLHQPGVGARFWFNGTARGTVPDAEFSRLFFGIWLAETTSEPRLRTALLAKAPP, from the coding sequence ATGCCCAACCGCCGCACCGTGATCCTTACCAGCGCCGCCAGCAGCCTGGGCGCGCTGGGGCTCGTGACGCCGACCCTGGTGGGCGCGCAAGCGCAAGGTGTAGCCACCACGCCTGCGGCCCCATCGCCACCGCCCGAGCTGTCGGCCGACCTGCCCAGCGCGCAATGGGTGGGCACGGCACGTATGCGGTATTTCACCTTCAATGTTTATGACGCCGCGCTGTGGGTGGCTCCCGGCTTTAGCACCAGCCGGTACACGCAAACGGCCTTTGGCCTGCAGTTGAGCTATCTGCGCAGCCTGGACGGCCAGGCCATTGCCGAACGCTCCCTCACCGAAATGCGCCGCAGCGCCAGCCTGACGCCGCTGCAAGAGCAACGCTGGCTGGCCGCCATGCAGGACGCCTTTCCCAACGTCACGGCCGGTGACCGCATCACCGGCCTGCACCAGCCCGGCGTGGGTGCACGCTTCTGGTTCAACGGCACGGCCCGTGGCACAGTGCCCGACGCCGAATTCAGCCGCCTGTTTTTTGGCATCTGGCTGGCAGAGACGACCAGCGAACCCCGCTTGCGCACGGCCCTGCTGGCAAAGGCCCCGCCGTGA
- a CDS encoding cyclopropane-fatty-acyl-phospholipid synthase family protein, with product MNTVTAPSATFTIPRGTPAAARTVLRVLQKLRHGSLTLQFPDGSMQRFGKSDAMPHATLNLHNWKVCAAALKSGDIGFAESFIAGDWSTPNMVDLLRVLVKNRAEVESVIYGTWAGRLLYRVKHLLNRNTKTNSQKNIHAHYDLGNAFYRLWLDETMNYSSALFNGDTTQPMAQAQKTKVRRALDQARVKPGDRVLEIGCGWGALAEMGTVEFGAHVTGVTLSSEQLSSAKERLLRLGMAEQSDLRLQDYRDISDAPFDAICSIEMVEAVGREYWPTYFATISKLLKPGGHACVQSIVIDDALFARYVGSTDFIQQYIFPGGCLPCPSEFRRQAQAAGLEVVEELAFGHDYAETLNRWREAFMSHRAQVLKNGFDTRFLHIWEFYLAYCEAAFLEDNIDVVQYTLRKPGAV from the coding sequence ATGAACACCGTTACGGCACCCTCTGCCACTTTCACCATCCCCCGCGGCACACCGGCCGCCGCACGCACGGTATTGCGTGTGTTGCAAAAGCTGCGCCACGGCTCGTTGACCCTGCAGTTTCCGGACGGCAGCATGCAGCGTTTTGGCAAAAGCGACGCCATGCCCCACGCCACGCTGAACCTGCACAACTGGAAGGTGTGTGCGGCGGCGCTTAAATCGGGTGACATTGGTTTTGCCGAATCCTTCATCGCCGGGGACTGGAGCACCCCCAACATGGTGGACCTGCTGCGTGTGCTGGTGAAAAACCGGGCCGAGGTGGAAAGTGTCATCTACGGCACCTGGGCCGGGCGTCTGCTGTACCGCGTCAAACACCTGCTGAACCGCAACACCAAGACCAATAGCCAGAAAAACATCCACGCCCATTACGACCTGGGCAATGCCTTTTACCGCCTGTGGCTGGACGAGACCATGAACTACTCCAGCGCCCTGTTCAACGGTGACACCACACAGCCCATGGCCCAGGCCCAAAAGACCAAGGTGCGCCGCGCCCTCGACCAGGCCCGTGTCAAACCCGGTGACCGTGTGCTGGAAATCGGCTGTGGCTGGGGTGCATTGGCCGAGATGGGCACCGTGGAATTCGGCGCCCACGTGACCGGTGTGACGCTGAGCAGCGAACAACTGAGCTCGGCCAAGGAACGTTTGCTGCGCCTGGGCATGGCAGAACAATCCGACCTGCGGCTCCAGGACTACCGCGACATCAGCGACGCGCCGTTTGATGCCATCTGCTCCATTGAAATGGTGGAGGCCGTAGGCCGCGAGTACTGGCCCACCTACTTTGCCACCATCTCCAAACTGCTCAAGCCCGGAGGCCACGCCTGTGTACAAAGCATCGTGATCGACGACGCGTTGTTCGCGCGGTATGTGGGGTCCACCGACTTCATCCAGCAGTACATCTTCCCCGGTGGCTGCCTGCCCTGCCCCAGCGAATTCCGCCGCCAGGCCCAGGCCGCGGGGCTGGAGGTGGTCGAGGAACTGGCCTTTGGCCACGACTATGCCGAGACGCTGAACCGCTGGCGCGAAGCCTTTATGTCGCACCGCGCCCAGGTGCTCAAAAACGGCTTTGACACCCGCTTCCTGCACATCTGGGAGTTCTACCTGGCCTACTGTGAGGCGGCGTTTTTGGAAGACAACATCGATGTGGTGCAGTACACGCTGCGCAAACCTGGCGCCGTCTGA
- a CDS encoding DUF1365 domain-containing protein, with amino-acid sequence MTASAPAPTTPLAAPQIGFGQVRHTRLAPVRNAFVYGNYFLMLPMRSLQAQGNNSKHSALARNRFAPLSFYDTDHGDGRGPEQGGALAWLDALLAAEGIGTVQDSTHSDPADGEVWLHCYPRVLGHTFKPVSFWYCHRKDGRLRAIVVEVNNTFGERHCYLLDTPQFGVELRANKVFHVSPFVPVEGGYRFRFMFTPDRSHTVARIDFDDANGPLIETSVSGQLEPLTPHSVRRALWRYPAMTLGVVLRIHWQAFKLLCKKTPFFGKPLPPTTFTTR; translated from the coding sequence ATGACCGCATCCGCACCTGCACCCACAACGCCACTGGCCGCACCCCAGATCGGCTTTGGGCAGGTGCGCCACACCCGCCTGGCGCCGGTGCGCAATGCCTTTGTGTACGGCAACTACTTTCTGATGTTGCCCATGCGCAGCCTGCAGGCCCAAGGCAATAACAGCAAACACAGCGCGCTGGCCCGCAACCGCTTTGCGCCTTTGAGTTTTTACGATACCGACCATGGCGACGGCCGCGGCCCTGAGCAGGGCGGCGCGCTAGCCTGGCTGGATGCACTGCTCGCCGCAGAGGGCATTGGCACCGTGCAAGACAGCACACACAGCGACCCGGCCGACGGCGAAGTCTGGTTGCACTGTTACCCGCGGGTGCTGGGCCATACCTTCAAACCGGTCAGCTTTTGGTACTGCCACCGCAAGGACGGCCGGCTGCGCGCCATTGTGGTGGAGGTGAACAACACCTTTGGCGAGCGCCACTGCTACCTGCTGGACACACCCCAGTTCGGGGTGGAACTGCGCGCCAACAAGGTGTTCCATGTTTCGCCCTTTGTACCGGTGGAAGGCGGTTATCGCTTTCGATTCATGTTCACGCCGGACCGCAGCCACACCGTGGCCCGTATTGACTTTGACGATGCCAACGGCCCGCTGATCGAGACCAGTGTCAGCGGCCAGCTGGAACCGCTGACACCCCATTCCGTGCGCCGCGCCCTGTGGCGCTACCCCGCCATGACCCTGGGCGTGGTGCTGCGCATCCACTGGCAAGCCTTCAAGCTGCTGTGCAAAAAAACTCCGTTCTTTGGCAAACCCCTGCCACCCACCACCTTCACCACCCGCTGA
- a CDS encoding NAD(P)/FAD-dependent oxidoreductase, protein MKIAIVGSGISALGVAHALRGQAEISLFEAGDYFGGHTHTVDLTLEGPAGPVTHGVDTGFLVFNERTYPHLIQLFSDLQVPTARSDMSFSVQVPGANGQAPLEWSGSSLNTVFSQRRNLVNPRFLRMLRDVLRFNTLCTDIATRNAETELMQPLAGFLEQHRLSDEFRDWYFLPMLGCIWSCPTDQMLQFPVATMIRFCHNHGLIQVSNRPQWWTVAGGARQYVEKIVAQIPDKRLNTPVQRITRDAQGVSIYANGQTERFDKVVLACHSDQSLALLAEPSHAEQQTLGAIRYQANRAVLHTDASVLPQSRRAWAAWNYQRSASTGRDTAKVCLHYLINMLQPVPFAQPVVVSLNPVAEINPAHVHGSFDYAHPVFDVAAIRAQSQVPALQGQQNTYFCGAWTGYGFHEDGLKSGLAVADRLHADLHLKP, encoded by the coding sequence ATGAAGATCGCCATCGTTGGTTCCGGCATTTCCGCCCTCGGCGTGGCGCACGCCTTGCGCGGCCAGGCCGAGATCAGCCTGTTTGAGGCCGGAGACTACTTTGGCGGCCATACCCATACGGTCGATCTGACCTTGGAAGGGCCTGCTGGCCCTGTCACACACGGTGTCGACACCGGGTTTTTAGTCTTCAACGAACGAACCTACCCGCACCTGATCCAGCTTTTCAGCGACCTGCAGGTGCCCACCGCACGTTCGGACATGTCGTTTTCGGTGCAAGTACCGGGCGCCAACGGCCAGGCGCCGCTGGAATGGAGCGGCTCGTCCTTGAACACCGTCTTCTCCCAGCGCCGCAACCTCGTCAACCCGCGGTTTCTGCGCATGTTGCGCGACGTGTTGCGCTTCAACACCCTGTGTACCGACATCGCCACGCGCAATGCCGAGACCGAGCTGATGCAGCCACTCGCGGGCTTTCTGGAACAGCACCGCCTGTCCGATGAATTCCGCGACTGGTACTTTTTGCCCATGCTGGGCTGCATCTGGAGCTGCCCCACCGACCAGATGCTGCAGTTCCCCGTGGCGACCATGATCCGCTTCTGCCACAACCATGGCCTGATCCAGGTCAGCAACCGCCCGCAGTGGTGGACCGTGGCCGGTGGTGCGCGCCAGTACGTGGAAAAAATCGTGGCGCAAATCCCCGACAAGCGCCTGAACACACCGGTGCAGCGCATCACCCGAGACGCCCAGGGCGTCAGCATCTACGCCAACGGCCAGACCGAGCGTTTTGACAAGGTGGTGCTGGCCTGCCATTCGGACCAGTCCCTGGCCTTGCTGGCCGAGCCCAGCCACGCCGAACAACAAACCCTGGGCGCTATCCGTTACCAGGCCAACCGCGCCGTGTTGCACACCGACGCCTCGGTGCTGCCGCAGTCCCGCCGGGCCTGGGCGGCCTGGAACTACCAGCGTTCGGCAAGTACCGGGCGCGATACGGCAAAAGTCTGCCTGCACTACCTGATCAATATGCTGCAGCCCGTGCCCTTTGCACAACCCGTGGTGGTGTCGCTCAACCCGGTGGCCGAGATAAACCCCGCCCACGTGCATGGCAGTTTTGACTACGCCCACCCGGTGTTCGATGTGGCCGCCATCCGCGCCCAGAGCCAGGTGCCCGCGCTGCAAGGCCAGCAGAACACCTATTTTTGCGGCGCCTGGACGGGTTATGGCTTCCACGAAGACGGTCTCAAATCGGGCTTGGCTGTGGCGGACCGGCTGCACGCTGACCTGCACTTGAAGCCCTGA